A region from the Lemur catta isolate mLemCat1 chromosome 7, mLemCat1.pri, whole genome shotgun sequence genome encodes:
- the LOC123642006 gene encoding threonylcarbamoyladenosine tRNA methylthiotransferase-like, whose amino-acid sequence MPSASCDTLLDDIEDIVSQEDSKPQERHFARKHVVPKVRRRNTQNYLQEENRPPSDSTIPGIQKIWIRTWGCSHNNSDGEYMAGQLAAYGYKITENASDADLCLLNSCTVKNPAEDHFRNSIKKAQEENKKVVLAGCVPQAQPWQDYLRGLSIIGVQQIDCVVEVVEETIKGHSVRLLGQKKDNGKRLGGAPLDLPKIRKNPLIEIISINTGKQRLLGQRRRWVWLCVFEKS is encoded by the coding sequence ATGCCTTCTGCATCCTGTGATACACTGCTGGATGACATAGAAGATATCGTGTCACAGGAAGATTCAAAGCCACAAGAGAGGCATTTTGCAAGAAAGCATGTTGTTCCAAAGGTACGAAGGCGAAATACCCAAAACTATTTGCAAGAGGAGAACAGACCCCCGAGTGATAGCACAATTCCAGGCATACAGAAAATTTGGATACGAACATGGGGTTGTTCTCATAATAATTCAGATGGAGAATATATGGCTGGACAGCTAGCTGCTTATGgctataaaattacagaaaatgcATCAGATGCAGATTTGTGCCTCCTGAACAGTTGCACTGTAAAAAACCCAGCTGAAGACCACTTTAGAAACTCAATTAAAAAAGCTCAAGAGGAGAACAAGAAAGTTGTGCTGGCTGGATGCGTTCCTCAAGCCCAGCCTTGGCAGGACTACCTCAGAGGACTGAGTATCATCGGGGTTCAACAGATAGATTGTGTGGTAGAAGTTGTGGAGGAAACAATTAAAGGTCACTCTGTGAGACTGCTGGGTCAGAAAAAGGATAATGGAAAGCGGTTGGGGGGAGCACCATTGGATTTGCCAAAGATTAGGAAGAATCCACTGATAGAAATCATTTCCATCAATACTGGGAAGCAAAGACTTCTTGGACAGAGAAGAAGATGGGTTTGGCTCTGTGTGTTTGAGAAGAGCTGA